GTTAGTCAGTCAGCAGCTTTTAAAAGGTGCCCGTGAAGCTAGAGATACTTCTCCACACTTTTACTGAGCCACAGTTGCAATACACTGACTCCAGAATCAAGCGCTGGCATTTGGTatggtttgcttgtttgtttgtttaaagaaatatgtgCTTTAGTAGTACGAACAAAATCCTTCTGCTTCCTTTGACGGTgtggaaagaaaggttttgtcTGGAAAGAAAGAATCCCAGCTATTTCCTGGGAGCATACtgtgggaagggagagaggagagaggtggTTTTCCTTCTTTGGTGCGCAGATTTTGCTGGCATTGGTGCAGGTTTCACAGCTTCACACATAAAGATGCTGTCTCTCAAGAGCATCACTTACAGTGGCACAGGAGTCAACACAGGGtgtcattttttccttaaatatatttAGCTGCTGCCTAGCAAACACCTTCCATATTTAGTTATAACATGGGAAGGTTCCTTGGGTGTAAACCTCTGTGTGCTTGGGAGAAGGAGGCTCTCCTaatgctcagtgctgctgctgctgcaaacacACTGAGTGCTGTGGTGGGTGCAAAAGGCTTCCTTCCTGCTGTCTGCTGTCTCCTCCCCACTTCCCCTCCAACAAGTCCAGCTCCCTTCCCCAGCAACTTCACAGCTCCTGGGAATGCAGCAGTGTAGAGCTAGCCGGGAACCTCGAGGGACCCATGAGTGTCCCTGCAGTGAAGGAGAGCCAGGTCTCCTTTACCGTTCCTGATGTCTGCTTGTAGAATCTGCCCGTAGAGCTACGCAATGCACCAGGGTCCGGTGCTGCCAGAACGGTGGCTCCGTATGTTAAGTATTGCTTCTTGCCTTACGGGAAACAGGCTGTCATTTGGTTTTAGACTTCAGGCCAACACACATTGTGTAGGTGacttgtttttcctctgtccaGCCAGGATGGAGTCAGCATCTTCATTCCAACTCATCCATTGCCACAACAGTCAGACAGGTAGGATGCAGTTTGGCATTATCGTAATCTTGCtctttctcaatttctttttctcaatttctgttccctctccacctccttctctctctctctctctcgctctctctctctccatctctccctcctctcttttcctttttctttctctctttcactctctcttcccctccttttctgTCACTGGGGAGGAACACACGTGTTGGCCAAGGCAACATTTCTGCATCCTGAGTGTATGGAGTATATTTTCTCCATAAAGTGCAAGATTTGGTGACTTTTTTTATAGCTGTAATGTCCCCATAATTATTCCCACTTGAAGTCTTATCTTACATGGCCAAAACCACTTCCTTTAGGTTTTTGTATTTATGCATAACTCCACATTGTTCCTTGGCACAAAAGCTTGTTATACTCTTCGATAAATATTTCAGTACCTGAAAACACTATCCAGTACTGCAGCAGTTCCTAGCTTGCTCTGGTGGCTCTACAAGGTACACTGGTTGGGGTTATCCCACGGTGAGTCCTCTTGTTCACACTTACTTCTACCATCCTTTTCATCAATCTCCATTTCATTTACAACAGGAGCATTCTCTCTTAATATTGGCTATTCTGCCTAACAGAGAAAGCAAGGAACGGCACTGTCTTCCTATACAAATacattatttgttttgctttagaacTGATTGTCAATAACTTCTCCCATAAATAAAACCTTTTGCCTAATCCTTAATTTTGCTCAATAAAAATCCACTCTCTAGAGTTTGTGGCCTTCACCTGCCTTGTTCAAAGGAGGCAGCATCTCAGTCCTTGCCTGAGTTCCTCCATGAGGGCTCACAGACATCCAGATGCCTTTGGGGctccatatatatataatatatatatatataaatttttttttttttttaaatggggcaACTTGCCTCAGAAGACAACTTGCCAAAGTGAGACCAGCAAAGAGATCCTCTGTGTACTGCACCCATTTAGAAAGAGAACTCCCAAGGCAGAATCATATTTTGCTGTGCCAGGAATGACAAGGTACTCAAACTGCCTTTGACCTGATCCTCTCCTCTTGCCAGTATGGGAATTAAATTCCTGTTATTCCCTACCCAGTAATGTAATAGGACACATGGAGAAATACTGGAGATGGGCTAATTAAATCTCTACTGCTACCCAAGGgttaaagtgaaataaaatgttgtGTTTGAAAATGCCCCAAACTTACATAAGTGCAGAATTCAGTTGTAACAACCAAACGCAGTGTTCTTCTGCTGTGTATGCAAAGGAACCTATGATCTTTATTCTCTAGACATTGACATGGTTACAAACATTCATTGCAGGCAAAAGCGACAGAGGTTCACATTTTGTGCATCCCTCAGGTCACTTTGTTGCCTCATGACATCCTCACTCCTCCTCTTCTATCTTCTTGCCATGAAACTCCCGGCTTTTCACACGGAGCTTGTTGACCTGGGACTCTGCAATGTCAGCCcgctcctcagcttcctccagctCGTGCTGGATCTTGCGGAATTTGGAGAGGTTGACATTGGACAGTTCCTCCTGTGCGGGGAGAGGGAGTCGGTGGTGaggagcccagggcaggggtttCACTCCTCCTGCGCCTCGTCCTTGCGGGTCTGCTGCTCTTCCCTGGGGGAAGGCAAAACCTCCATCCCCCACCCACCACCGCCTACACGGAAGCCTCACACAgacctcctcatcctcccttATTCAGGGCCCCACTGTGACAAGCCTCAGCGGCACTGTGTCCCTCCTGAGGAGCAATTTTGTCACTTGGATTTGTCATTTCTGGACTTATTCCCCCGTTATTGATGCCCAACTATCAGTGTGGCTTAGCAGGTAGAGAAAGACCCTGAAACCCTCTGCTTTTGGTCTGTAGCAGAGATTCAGGAACTTCTCAGTCAGTAGGTGAGAGCCCTGGGTTTGTTTAGTCTGACTTTCTGTATCAAACAGGCCGCAGAACTTCCCTCAGTTCATCCCTgagcacagggtgcccagaactCTGCAAGGCCTCGTGGCGTGGCCAAGACTTGGCAGTTCCTCTCATGCCCCTTTCCTGGGATTTGTACTCATCTCAACGAGCATGCTGCCCCGCTGGAAGGTGACTCTTGCCCAGTCTTCAAGCAATACTTACAGCCTCCTCAGCTTGCCTCTTGTAGGATTTCACCTTCATCTGCAGCTTGTCCACCAGATCCTGAAGCCTGAGAATATTCTTCCGGTCTTCCTCAGACTAGAGTGGTTTGTAAGCAGCAAACAGAATGAATTATTGGTTCTGCGTCGTGTGTGGTTAACAGTTCCCCTTGGGGATGGTGTGTGCAAAATTCGACTACTTGTGAGAAAGCTCTGTCAGCCCAAGGAGGCCTCCTGCCTTACCTGGTAGGTCAGCTCCTTCACCCTCCTCTCGTACTTGCGCACGCCCTTCACGGCTTCAGCGCTGCGCTTCTGCTCAGCGTCAACCTCCGCTTCCAGCTCCCTCACCTGCAATGAGAAGCCCGGCTTTGGAGCTTCCGTGCTGCTTACTTACATGACACGTTCTCTAACGCACAACTCAAAGCCCTACGCACTCTGGCCTCCAGCTTCTGGATTTGCTTCTTGCCTCCCTTCAGTGCCAACTGCTCGGCCTCATCCAGACGGTGCTGCAGGTCCTTCACCGTCTGGTCCAGGTTCTTCTTCATCCTCTCCAGGTGGGCACTggtgtcctgctccttcttcagCTCTTCGGCCATCATGGCTGCCTGAAGGGAGCAAAGGGTGAAAGCCATTTTGGGGTTGGAGACATTTGGGGGAGAACACATCCACCCGGAGCAGTGAAAGGAGCCCCCAGCTCACATCTGTGATGGCCTTCTTGGCCTTCTCTTCAGCATTGCGGGCTTCCTGGATCGTATCCTCCATTTCACCCTGAATTTGCACAATGTCTGTTTCCAGCTTCTTCTTGGTGTTGATCAAGCTGGTGTTCTGTTGAACAACAAATAATATCATCCAGTTAGTTACAAAAACAAACCCTTAGAAACTTTTAGAAACTTACTGTTTACTTTTAAACTTATCATTGATACATCTATTATTATCATCTTCCTTCAAATGAGTCATCTTGTTAGGTCATACTCAGTGAGATAGCAAAGAGTGCTTAGGATTTTGCAAAGCACGTCTGTCTCCTGTTAATGGAATCCTACTCATTTAGCCATAATCTAATTCTTCATACAAGGGTAATAACTCTGGTTCAGGTTAAGATTTTTATGGCAAGAGATTATTTAAGAAATTACACAGACGAAcaatctggaaaaggaaaaagaaaacggTCCTTGAGACTTTGAATCTAGTGAATCTAACCTGAGTGTGGAGGAGCTGAACTCTCTCAGTTGCATCCATCAGTTCCTGCTCAGCCACCTTCCTCGACCGCTCCGTCTGCTCCAGGGCTGCCCGTAGCTCCTCAATTTCAGCCTGCAGCAGGTTTGCTCTGCGCTCCACCATGGccacctgctccttcaggtcCTCCTGTGTCCTGAGAGCATCGTCCAAGTGTATCTGGGTATcctggaaagagaggaaagagacaTTATAAGGTGGCACAACACGGTTACAGCATGGCAATTACCACCAGTCTAATCATTACTATGTCAGTATAATACatctatatatgtatttatagataaaatgtatatattggGCAGAGGAAAGAACCTTTCCTCATCCTCTAAAGTGCTGCTTCATAACAGAGTCAATGCTCTGGGGCTGAAAAATGAAGAGCCCGTGATCAAGAAAAGGATCCAGGAAAAGTCAACCATGCAAAATGGATCCAACCACCCGCATTAGAACCAGTGCCACAGGAAAAGCCCATAAGGTATTATTATATAAGGTATTAGGGACTGGAGATTCCTTACTAAAAGGAACCAAAACACCCACTTACCATCCAGACAATTGCTCTAGAGAAGTTTGCTGCCCACAAGGAGCTCTCTCTCATTCGTGATGTCACTGAGAGGCTGCCAAGCCTGGTGAGCCCTTCAGGTTATCATCTGCTCCTACTAGTCCATGTAGGCTTTAATGATATTGCAACAAGGCAATGTAGAAGCATCAAAAGAGACTGTATGTCCCTTGGAGCAATATCAAAAGGATATAGAGCACAGGTGGTGTTCTCCTCTACCTTCCCAGTCAGAGGAAGGGGttcaggaaggaggagaaagattaAACAGGTGAATGCCTGGCTGTCTAGCTGGTGCCATATTCAAGGTTTTTGCTTCTATGAGAAGCTCGGTCTGTTGGGAGCTGACGGGATTCACCCAAACAAGTGTGGGCAAGAGGCTCTTTGGCCGCAAGCTGGCCAGAGCTTTAACCTGGAATAAGCAGGGGAAGGGAATGGAGTTTTGAGTAATGGAGAGGAGCCGGGGGCTGCTGATATGTTAGGAAGCAATGAGGAAACATCTGTTGAAGGTTCCAAAGGAATTAGGGTTTGTTCCCCTAAAAGGTAATATGGTTGATTGCCTAATTAAGTGTCTCTGTATCAATGCACATAGCATGGGTAAGGGATGGGAGGAGTTGGGAAGCCGCTGTGCACCCAGAAAGCTATGATCTGACTGCTGTTACTGAAACCTGGTGGCATGAATCATAAGATTGCAGCGCTGCAATCAATGGCTGTAAATTGTTCAGAAAGGACAGGCAAAGAAGGAGAAGTGGGCAGGTTGCCCTCCATGTGAAAAATGGGTTGATTGCAGAGAGGTGTCTTTGAAAAACAGTGATGAGCCAGGTTGAGAGCTTATAAGTAAAAATTAGAGGCCACGCCAACGAAGGAAACCTCGTGGCTGGTGTTTGCAACAGGCCAGCTGACAAATTGGAGCCTGTTGGTGAAGTGATATTACTTCAGCTATGGGAAGCATCACGCTTGCAGGCTCTGATCCAGCTGGGGAACTTCAATCAGTCTGACATATGCTGGAAAAGCATCACAGCAAGCTGTAAGAAGCGCAGGACACTCCATCCAGTCCAGGGGACTTCATGCAGGGCATAGACAGCCCAAGTGGAGGAGAAGCATTACTGGACCAGCTGCTTACCAACACAGATGAAGTGATTAGAGATGCCAAACCTGCTGGCAGCCTGGGCTTCAGTGATCATGCCCTGGTGGTATTCACAGTCTTGAGGGACATGGGCCAGATGAAGTGTAGGGTAAAGACCCTAAGTTTTAGGAGAGCAGACATTCAGTTGTTGAAGGACTTACTGGGTGGGACCCCCTGGGAAACTGTCCTCAGGGCTAATGGAGAAGAAGAGAGTTGCTCTTTAAGAACACTTGCCTTGGAGTGCCAGAGTGCATGGGAGTTCCCAATTCCCATGTGTAAGCAATCAGGCAAGGAAGGCAGGAGAACAGCATGGCTGAGTATGGACCTCCTGGTCAAACTGAAGGGTAAGACGAGAATGCATAGGCAGTAGAACCAAAGACACCTGTCCTGGGAAGAACATAAGGCTGCTGCCCAGATGTGGAGGGATGGGATCAGGAAGGCtaaggcacagctggagctgaattCCTAGTGTATTAAGCAGCATTTCATttagttctgggccccacaactGAAAAAGGACGTTAAGGGGCCTGAATGCATCTGAcagagggcaacaaagctggcgAAAgagctggaaggcatgtcctctgaggagcggctgaggacatGGgatttgtctagtttggagagaaggatgatgaggggcgacctcattgctctctacgggttcctgaggaggggacatggagagTAACATGCTGATGTCTtttccctggtatccagtgacaggatgctGTGGATGCCctatcactggaagtgttcaaagtcaggttggatggagctttgagcagtCTGATCTTGTCCTTGCCCACCGTAGAGGGCCTGGACTAGaggatctttgaaggtccctttcaacccaagtCACTCTACGATCCAGTGGTTCTCTGATATTAGACAAGCAAGACACCTCTGTGCACGCCCTTAGCTTAACATACCTTGAGCACTGCCTGCGTGTTTCTCAGGTTCTTTTGTGCCTCTGCAGCCACGCGGTTGGCATGGCTCAGCTGGATCTCCATTTCGTTCAGGTCTCCCTCCATCTTCTTCTTCAGCCGCAGGGCTTCGTTCCTGCTCCTGATCTCGGCGTCCAGGGTGCTCTGCATGGACTCCACGATTCTGAGGTGGTTTCTCTTCATCTGGTCAATCTCCTCATCTTTCTCTGCGATCTTCCTGTCAATCTCAGATTTCACCTGGTTGAGCTCAAGCTGGAGGCGCAGGATCTTGCCCTCTTCATGTTCCAGGGAGGCCTGGACAAGTGGACACAATCATTTGTTATGTCAGTAAAGCTACTGCTTGCTTTCTGGGAGATTCTGAAATATTCCAGGAAATCTCAGCTGGCTGCATTGCCCAGACCAAACAGAGGGGGACCACGCATTTTTCAGCCATATTTCCTCATTGCTCATATTTTTAGGGCAGACACCAGTGACTGTGGGTGTGTACCTCAGCTTCCTCTAGAGCAGCCTGGATTTCAGATTTCTCCTGCTCAATCTGCTTCTTGACTTTCTCCAGCTCATGAATCACCTTTCCCCCCTCTGCAATCTGCTCCGTGAGGTCGGAAATCTCCTCTGCAAGGAAGGGTGAGAAGTGGCACGGTCAGGCTCAGAGCTGAAGGGGAAGGGCCCAGCCACACCAAGGTGACAAGTATCTTTGCAGACCTGCAGGCGGTAGTGGTGGGCAGGGAGAaagccctgccaggagcagagggcCAGGCACTTACGCTGCAAGTTCTTGTTCTCCCGCTTCAGCGTTTCCAGGTGGTCCAAGGACTCCTCATAGGCATTCTTCATCTTAAAGAGCTCCGTGCTGAGAGAGCGAGACTCCTTCTGGGAGGCTTCCAGCTCAGCCTGCGTTTCCTCATACTTCTGCTTCCATTCTGCCAGGATCTGAAGAGAAACGGGGCGTCAGTATGCAGGTGGCAGTCGGGAGGACATGCTCTGCCCaggagccccggggctggagccCAAAGACCTTGTCAAAGTTCTTCTGCTTCTTATCCAGAGCCGCGCAGGCAGCATTAGATCGCTCCACGTCAATCATCAGGTCCTCCACTTCattctgcagcctctgctttgtcttttccagGGAGGCACATTTGGCATTCACAGCCTCAACGTGTTCCTCTGCATCCTGCAGGCGCTGTGCCAGCTTCTTCCTGGGAGGTGGTAAGAACAGCTCATGGTTTGAGAGCAAAGGGGAGGCTGTGGTGTGTGGCTGATGGGATTTTCACGACAGGACATTTTACCACTTCACTGAGTACGTGTCCTGTGCACAGACAGTGAAAGTCCTCCCCCAGCTTGTCATTGTTTTCCCAGTTCAGATTCCCAGGCTTTCACAGCCACTGTGCCTTCTGTGTTCAGTGTCCAGAGGTTTTCTGTACCATTCCCTGGGTCAGGGGAATATTTTCCTCTACATTTCCTAAACCACAGCCTTTGGAGGATGTACTTTACCTCAGCCCTTACCCTGCCCCAAAGCACAGCTTTAACTTTTTAGGACAACATCGCAGTCGTGTCTTCAAATTTCCCCTGTTAGCCTACCCCTTATTTTGTCTTCCCCACATTGCCCACGTACttggcctcctccagctcctccgtgcGCTGGATAGCATCCGTCTCGTATTTGGTTCTCCACTGGGCCACCTCGCTGTTGGCCTTGGACAGGGCGCGCTGCAGCTCCCCCTtggcttcctgctcctcctcgTATTGTTCCCGCAGCAAGTCACAGTCGTGGCGAGCTGACTGCAAGGCGTGGGCCAGGGCGTTCTTGGCCTGGGTAGAGAGGGGGATTGGGACAAGGAATGGTAATGTCTGGGAAATCTCTCCCAATGAGTTCATTTAACACTGCCAACATGACCGCTGGGAGGGTATAGGTGTTTGCAGTGAAGGACAGATGTGAGCCTGCAGGACAAAATCCACCGATCAGACTCCCTGCAGAAATGAATGTCTTCTCCCAGTATGGCTTCTGCTAAGCAGACCCTGTCCCCACTAGGCAGTGGGAAGTTAAGAGCATTTTTGTTGGCCAGATGTAGGAAAAACCATCACCTTTATCTCTTCCTCTAGGTGCCTCTTGAGTTCTTCAATCTGTTGGGTGAAAGCCTGCTTGCCTCTTGACAGCTGAGAAATCAGAGCATCTTTCTCCTCCACCTGGCGTGAATATTCACCTAGgaaagcacagaggaaggaaatattttcaatgtcGTTTCTGACGGGTGTAGCATGACCTCCTGTTCCACAGCTCAGAGGGGGCTCTCACCTGATTCTGTCTGCAGACGAGCTCTTTGAGCACTGAGGTCATTGATCATGCGCTGATGCTCTTCTTCCTTTGTCTTAATCTCACTCAGCTGGTCTTCCAGTGTGCGGCACATCTTCTCCAGATTTGCCTGTGGAGAAGAGGGAGAGTGAAAGAAGATTAGTATCTGGACACCTCGTGATTCTTAACAGCTCAAATCCCAGCAGAAAAATGTGCACAGGCATGCAAGTTATATACTGCTCCTTGGCATTAGAGGGTTAGAAATACAGTTCCATACAGAGTCAGAGAGTTATATTGTAACCTGACCATATGTTTCAACATGATTTATTTGCAAGTtgttttcaggatatttttcaaTACCTTGGCTTTGGAGACAGACTCCATGTTACTGGCCAAGTCGTCAATCTCCATCTTCAGCTCactcttctccttctccagcttctgcttcacGCGTTGCAGGTTGTCAATCTGCTCCCCAAGCTCAGCTGTGCTGTCCGCGTGCTTCTTCCGCAGGGCGGCAGCCGTGGCTTCGTGCTGCAGCGTGGCCTCTTCGAGGTCACGGCGCATCTTCTGAAATTCTGCCTCACGCTTCTTGTTCATCTCGACCTGAGCTGCTGTAGCCCCTCCTGCTTCTTCCAGGCGCTCGCTGATCTCCTCTAGCTCCCTCGAGAGGTCAGCCCGATGCTTCTCTGCTTTTGCCCGAGAGGTTCGCTCTGCCTCAATTTCCTCCTCCAGTTCCTCGATACGAGCCTGGGGAACATTAGGGAcccttcacacccatgccctccTCCTTCCTGACCTCAGACTGGTGAGAGGGGGCCAGGGACAGAGGCTTGCCTGCAGCTCCTTGATCTTCTTCTGTAACTGAATGCCCAGAAGTTGCTCATCCTCGATTTTGCTCTGGATCTGGCTGATTTCAAAGTCTTTCCTGTGGGCAAAGCAAACCGTGTCAGAGCTCAAAGAGGAAAGACAAGTGCACCAGCCCAGCACTCAGGTGCCCCACAGCCACACttacttcttcagtttctcatccAGCTGCTGCTTATCATTTTCCAAGTCCATTATGGTGTCATGGGCCAGCTTCAGGTCTCCTTCGAGTTTCCTCTTGGCTCTCTCGAGGTCCATGCGCAGTTTCTTTTCTTGCTCCAAGGACCCTTCCAGCTAAAACAAACAGGACCATCATTGCTCCATCAGTCAGGTTTAACTCTATtacctgtcctggttttgctgtACACCTCTGTGCTTACGTCATCCACTTGCTGCTCCAGCTTGGTCTTAGCTTTGGTCAGCGTATTGACTTTGTCCTCTTCTGCCTGCAGGTCATCCAGTGTCTGCTGATGGGCCTCTTGGagggctttcttctcttttgtcagcttggcaatggtctcgTCCAGGGCTGCCATCTCCTCTGTCAGGTTTTTCACCTACAAATATGAGCAAGTGTCAAAACTGGGTAGAAAATATGTTCACTGGTGCCGTGACTTTTCCTCTTTACAATATTTTGCCAAGTGTTTCATTTATCCTTTGGATGCTCAGAGAAGTACCAGCTGAAAATTTCCAAAGGCAACATGTCTTATGGTAGCAGGCTCTTGCCCTAAGGGTCAGTGATGTTTTGGCCCTTGATGTGTCTCCCCACATGTGTACCTTGTTTTCAGTGGCATGCTTTTCCTTCTCAACCTTGGCCAGTGTTAGCTCAAGGTCATCAATATCTTTCTTCAGCTCTGAGCATTCAtcttccagttttctcttcttgGCTGTCAGCTCAgcattaatttcttcttcatccTCAGCCCTTTCAGTCACCTCCTTTACTTTGGCTTCCAactggattttggttttgatgaGCTGGTCACATCTTTCCTCAGCATCAGCTAAAGCATCAGCTTCCTGGTGGGAAAATATAGGAAAGGTCATTTAATGCTGAAGGAACAGATGTGCATCAGTAACGCCTCAGGGATTACTTTTGGGGAAAAGGTTATCGCACAATTAAATTACAAATTACAAATTTCGAATTCACCTCAAGGTCATTGCCTTAATATTGCCTAATAAGTTTCCGAGAGGCCAAATGCCTTTGGTGACAAACATCCAAGGCTGGCACTTGTCTCCTTGGATGTAATGGGCATCCGTGTCTTCTGGGAGCAGTAGCTACAGAAGCTCGGGTAAGATATGCCATAAGAAATGTCACTAGGGTCTTCATTTCATCAACAGAATTAAGGCAGAGTAGCTGGTCAACTGAATCATTAGTCTACTTAATACGCTACAGTAACTATAATGCAGCTTCATGTCATGAACTCACATGGGGGCATGTACATGTAGGCATTAAGACTGAAAAGTCATTCTTTAGCTTAAGGTCAACTTTGTAATACTGAGATTTGATGGGGAAAGACTGTGGCCTGAATTTTGCCTTTAGTTACCTGGTATCAGCTTAGAATATTTTGCAAGGCGGTTTACTGGACAATTTGAGTTCTGTAGTACAAAAGAAGAGTTAGATCGTATTTACTCATGTTACTCACAGCCTGCACTTGGAGCTGCAGGTCATTCTTCTCCTGCACCAGTTTCACcattttctcctccagctccttcctcttTGCCTCAGACTTTGCA
The sequence above is drawn from the Athene noctua chromosome 18, bAthNoc1.hap1.1, whole genome shotgun sequence genome and encodes:
- the LOC141967806 gene encoding myosin heavy chain, skeletal muscle, adult-like; protein product: MSSDSEMAVFGEAAPYLRKSEKERIEAQNKPFDAKTSVFVVHPKESFVKGTIQSKETGKVTVKTEGGETLTVKDDQIFSMNPPKYDKIEDMAMMTHLHEPAVLYNLKERYAAWMIYTYSGLFCVTVNPYKWLPVYNPEVVLAYRGKKRQEAPPHIFSISDNAYQFMLTDRENQSILITGESGAGKTVNTKRVIQYFATIAASGDKKKEEQQAGKMQGTLEDQIISANPLLEAFGNAKTVRNDNSSRFGKFIRIHFGATGKLASADIETYLLEKSRVTFQLKAERSYHIFYQIMSNKKPELIDMLLITTNPYDYHFVSQGEITVASINDQEELMATDSAIDILGFTADEKTAIYKLTGAVMHYGNLKFKQKQREEQAEPDGTEVADKAAYLMGLNSADLLKALCYPRVKVGNEYVTKGQTVQQVNNSVGALAKAVYEKMFLWMVVRINQQLDTKQPRQYFIGVLDIAGFEIFDFNSLEQLCINFTNEKLQQFFNHHMFVLEQEEYKKEGIEWTFIDFGMDLAACIELIEKPMGIFSILEEECMFPKATDTSFKNKLYDQHLGKSNNFQKPKPAKGKAEAHFSLVHYAGTVDYNITGWLEKNKDPLNETVIGLYQKSSVKTLALLFASYGGAETEASGGGAGGGKKGGKKKGSSFQTVSALFRENLNKLMTNLRSTHPHFVRCIIPNETKTPGAMEHELVLHQLRCNGVLEGIRICRKGFPSRVLYADFKQRYKVLNASAIPEGQFIDSKKASEKLLGSIDVDHTQYKFGHTKVFFKAGLLGLLEEMRDEKLAQLITRTQARCRGFLMRVEYQRMVQRRESIFCIQYNIRAFMNVKHWPWMKLFFKIKPLLKSAESEKEMANMKEEFEKTKEELAKSEAKRKELEEKMVKLVQEKNDLQLQVQAEADALADAEERCDQLIKTKIQLEAKVKEVTERAEDEEEINAELTAKKRKLEDECSELKKDIDDLELTLAKVEKEKHATENKVKNLTEEMAALDETIAKLTKEKKALQEAHQQTLDDLQAEEDKVNTLTKAKTKLEQQVDDLEGSLEQEKKLRMDLERAKRKLEGDLKLAHDTIMDLENDKQQLDEKLKKKDFEISQIQSKIEDEQLLGIQLQKKIKELQARIEELEEEIEAERTSRAKAEKHRADLSRELEEISERLEEAGGATAAQVEMNKKREAEFQKMRRDLEEATLQHEATAAALRKKHADSTAELGEQIDNLQRVKQKLEKEKSELKMEIDDLASNMESVSKAKANLEKMCRTLEDQLSEIKTKEEEHQRMINDLSAQRARLQTESGEYSRQVEEKDALISQLSRGKQAFTQQIEELKRHLEEEIKAKNALAHALQSARHDCDLLREQYEEEQEAKGELQRALSKANSEVAQWRTKYETDAIQRTEELEEAKKKLAQRLQDAEEHVEAVNAKCASLEKTKQRLQNEVEDLMIDVERSNAACAALDKKQKNFDKILAEWKQKYEETQAELEASQKESRSLSTELFKMKNAYEESLDHLETLKRENKNLQQEISDLTEQIAEGGKVIHELEKVKKQIEQEKSEIQAALEEAEASLEHEEGKILRLQLELNQVKSEIDRKIAEKDEEIDQMKRNHLRIVESMQSTLDAEIRSRNEALRLKKKMEGDLNEMEIQLSHANRVAAEAQKNLRNTQAVLKDTQIHLDDALRTQEDLKEQVAMVERRANLLQAEIEELRAALEQTERSRKVAEQELMDATERVQLLHTQNTSLINTKKKLETDIVQIQGEMEDTIQEARNAEEKAKKAITDAAMMAEELKKEQDTSAHLERMKKNLDQTVKDLQHRLDEAEQLALKGGKKQIQKLEARVRELEAEVDAEQKRSAEAVKGVRKYERRVKELTYQSEEDRKNILRLQDLVDKLQMKVKSYKRQAEEAEELSNVNLSKFRKIQHELEEAEERADIAESQVNKLRVKSREFHGKKIEEEE